The Candidatus Acidiferrales bacterium DNA segment ACATCCCAGCTCTGGAAAATCAAAACTGAAAAAGGCAGAGAAACCATACACTAAGATTGTTATGTCTGATCTAACAGACGAAGCAAAAGAGACTTTCGATGTAGCTTTCATAAATGATCTCAAGGAGACAATAGGTATTTATTATACCCGATTTATTCAGAATAAAATTACTTTTATGGTCGACAAAGAAAAAATCGGCCCGTTCGATCTTGGAATTAAGTATAGCAAAGAATATCCGCCTGCCAATCATATAGAAGAGTATGAGGGAGTGAAAATTCATATAACGTGTTGGATTCAGCCGTGGGAGGGACGTCGTACCGAGAAAGAACGTGGACGTCAAGGCTGGAACATTTTTATGAATGATCGGTTGGTTATCCATGATGACGCTTCGCCTAAAACTGGATGGTCAGGCGACGAAGGTCAGCTTCCGAAGATGCACAGCATCTTCAATCAATTTCGCGGTTTGGTTTTATTAGAATCGAAAGATCCATCAAAACTTCCCATAAATACTTTAAAAAACGATTTTCATACTGAAAATGTTGTATATAAGCATTTGTTGAGTGAGATGATTCACGCTGCACGTCCATTGGTAAATTTTCTATCCAAGAAATACGGCCGTGCAGATGAAATTGAAGCAAAAGCAGTTCAAACGGCTATGGGATCAGAGGGCCAATCCGAAATAGAGACTGTTTCAATCGATAAGCTTACGAAGAATCGTGACTTTAAGGTTACTTCTACTCCTAAAGCAAATGATGGGTTGGTGATGATTAGATATTGGAAACCGAAAGAACAAGTTGAATTAGTGAAAAACTATTTAAAAATAACAAAGAATCCTGACGTTGGAGTTAAGACTTTTGACTACTTTGTAAAGGTTGAGGGGCTAGAAAATGAAAAGTAGTAGCTTCGAGAGGATAAACTACACGTTGCGTCCTAAAAAACAAATTGAACGTAAAATCTTGATCGAATTTTTTCAGCAGGTTTCCAAACATTCAAGGGAGATGGATATATGTAAATACCACTATATCGGAATGGGTTCTATTTTCTATTATGA contains these protein-coding regions:
- a CDS encoding ATP-binding protein; this translates as MDTVSFEPTKQLFIDVLTKDISIHDCVLDLADNSVDSYVWHKLSQRRTIQLGFGKDEFHVYDDCGGIPAKKVREEVFRFGFSDLKARRSTIGFYGIGLKRAVFKIAREIRFETDDGNKYTRVDINVHDWAEKEHEWTWPLHPSSGKSKLKKAEKPYTKIVMSDLTDEAKETFDVAFINDLKETIGIYYTRFIQNKITFMVDKEKIGPFDLGIKYSKEYPPANHIEEYEGVKIHITCWIQPWEGRRTEKERGRQGWNIFMNDRLVIHDDASPKTGWSGDEGQLPKMHSIFNQFRGLVLLESKDPSKLPINTLKNDFHTENVVYKHLLSEMIHAARPLVNFLSKKYGRADEIEAKAVQTAMGSEGQSEIETVSIDKLTKNRDFKVTSTPKANDGLVMIRYWKPKEQVELVKNYLKITKNPDVGVKTFDYFVKVEGLENEK